One Paraglaciecola mesophila genomic region harbors:
- the bioH gene encoding pimeloyl-ACP methyl ester esterase BioH, giving the protein MHTMLKTRTAGSGPNLVLLHGWGVNSGVWQPIAAQLEQQFSVTYVDLPGFGENYQALSKPYDLANLAASVASVIPENSLLAGWSLGGLVAQKIALHEPAKVSQLVLIASSPKFQKSDDWPGIEPTILQTFSQQLVKNLSKTIDRFLAIQAMGSDSAKTDIKKIKSSIEASPQADIAALTAGLKILEQVDLRTELASLTMPVHWMLGRLDSLVPAKLNEYVQQKLPSNHSVSVFPHASHAPFISHTEHFLADFMAAFNESTLK; this is encoded by the coding sequence ATGCACACGATGTTAAAAACACGCACCGCTGGCAGTGGGCCAAATCTTGTCTTACTTCATGGTTGGGGAGTTAATAGCGGTGTATGGCAGCCAATAGCAGCGCAACTAGAGCAACAATTCAGCGTTACCTACGTTGATTTACCAGGTTTTGGTGAGAACTATCAGGCCTTATCTAAGCCATACGATTTAGCAAATTTGGCAGCAAGCGTCGCAAGCGTTATCCCTGAGAATAGCCTACTTGCGGGGTGGTCATTAGGTGGTTTAGTAGCGCAGAAGATTGCATTGCATGAACCTGCAAAAGTTAGCCAACTCGTATTAATAGCAAGCTCGCCCAAATTTCAAAAAAGTGATGATTGGCCAGGGATTGAACCTACAATTTTGCAGACGTTTTCACAGCAGTTAGTCAAAAACTTAAGTAAAACAATAGATCGCTTTTTGGCGATACAGGCAATGGGCAGCGATTCAGCCAAAACAGATATCAAGAAAATAAAAAGTAGTATCGAAGCGTCACCTCAGGCTGACATCGCGGCGCTAACGGCAGGGTTAAAAATTCTTGAACAAGTTGACTTAAGAACTGAACTTGCATCGCTTACCATGCCAGTACATTGGATGTTGGGCCGGTTAGACAGCTTAGTTCCCGCAAAGTTAAATGAATATGTACAACAAAAGTTACCGTCAAATCACAGCGTCAGCGTTTTTCCTCACGCGTCCCACGCGCCGTTTATCTCCCACACTGAGCATTTTCTAGCTGATTTTATGGCAGCTTTTAATGAAAGTACGCTTAAATAA
- a CDS encoding putative metalloprotease CJM1_0395 family protein: MNIVTPIPTAVVFTTANINTEAARRDNTLRETVPALTGSENSAAESGLASEHDKVKTPAQPLVYERPQIQSQGEPASDVQQNVEKDATEQETTEQESAGKENAEQEQQAQQEQQEKAQIDELKKRDAEVRTHEQAHANTGGQYAGAPQYEYTTGPDGKRYATGGEVSIDVSEENTPEDTIRKMQQVKAAALAPAEPSAQDLRVAAEAAQKTFEARKELAAEKSEGVGVVAQDVGQKESVQATGQFTAQSEFGPELDEIVRGTDEGTPIRSLDAADVENATLKSERSAFASDTDTGFNAEARDDNTLIAERVVQRYYQGVSEPKHFALNYSA, from the coding sequence ATGAACATTGTAACGCCTATTCCTACGGCGGTTGTGTTTACGACTGCCAACATCAACACGGAAGCTGCACGCAGAGATAATACCCTGCGTGAAACAGTGCCAGCGTTGACTGGGTCTGAAAATTCAGCCGCAGAATCGGGATTAGCTAGCGAACATGACAAAGTTAAAACTCCCGCTCAGCCACTTGTTTATGAGCGCCCCCAAATTCAATCTCAAGGTGAACCTGCATCAGATGTGCAGCAAAATGTTGAGAAGGACGCGACCGAGCAAGAAACGACCGAACAAGAAAGTGCAGGTAAAGAAAACGCTGAGCAAGAGCAACAAGCTCAGCAAGAACAACAAGAAAAAGCACAAATAGACGAGCTGAAAAAGCGAGACGCCGAAGTACGCACTCATGAACAAGCGCATGCCAACACTGGCGGGCAATACGCCGGCGCACCTCAATATGAATATACCACTGGGCCTGATGGTAAGCGTTATGCTACTGGCGGTGAAGTTTCTATTGATGTGTCAGAAGAAAATACGCCGGAAGATACCATTCGTAAGATGCAGCAAGTTAAAGCTGCCGCGCTTGCCCCTGCTGAGCCTTCAGCCCAAGATTTAAGAGTGGCAGCAGAGGCCGCTCAGAAAACCTTTGAAGCACGCAAAGAATTAGCCGCAGAAAAAAGTGAAGGCGTCGGTGTCGTTGCTCAAGATGTTGGTCAAAAGGAGAGCGTGCAGGCAACAGGACAATTTACTGCGCAGTCTGAGTTTGGTCCCGAGCTTGACGAAATAGTACGAGGCACCGATGAAGGTACGCCAATTCGTAGTTTAGACGCAGCAGATGTGGAGAATGCTACGCTTAAAAGCGAACGTTCTGCGTTCGCTAGCGACACAGACACAGGGTTTAACGCCGAAGCTAGAGATGATAATACGCTTATCGCCGAGCGCGTTGTTCAGCGTTACTACCAAGGCGTCAGTGAACCTAAACATTTTGCTTTAAACTATTCTGCTTGA
- a CDS encoding Tex family protein: protein MIIEKIASELQVKPTQVQAAVTLLDEGSSVPFIARYRKEATNGLDDTQLRQLEQRLVYLRDINDRRNVILKTIDEQGKLTDQLKRSILSCDNKTELEDLYLPYKPKRRTKGQIAIEAGLQPLADALFADPTLTPESEAAKFIAPDKGVPDEKAALEGAKFILMERFAEDATLLQKVRQYLMENAHIRSNVVKGKEKEAAKYSDYFEHSERLSKIPSHRCLALFRGRNENFLQVSMDADPQKDESDKSSFGEHIIAKHLGLNFSNRGADAWLASVVQWTWKIKIALHMETELFGVIKEKAEQEAIQVFAKNLNDLLMAAPAGAKTTMGLDPGLRTGVKVAIVDATGKVVATSTIFPHVPQNLWDKSLRTLGMLCKQHKVKLISIGNGTGSRETDKLAAEVIKANPELGLSKIMVSEAGASVYSASELASNELPDMDVSLRGAVSIARRLQDPLAELVKIEPKAIGVGQYQHDVSQSNLGRSLDRVIEDCVNAVGVDLNMASAALLSHVSGLNRTLATNIVNFRDANGAFSSRKDLLKVERLGPKAYEQAAGFLRIVNGSNPLDASAVHPEAYPVVQAIVSNSGSAVNDLIGNTELLKKLEPQQFVDDTFGLPTVTDIINELLKPGRDPRPEFKTATFKEGVSSLSDLKEGMILEGVVSNVANFGAFVDVGVHQDGLVHISAMTDKFISDPREIVKTGDIVKVKVMEVDVARKRVSFTMRLNDDVKAQANTSRTNSENKPRPNNKSGGRSHSKKPSPASANQAMGNAFADAFAKAKKN from the coding sequence ATGATCATTGAAAAAATCGCGAGTGAACTTCAAGTAAAACCCACTCAAGTACAAGCTGCCGTCACCTTGTTAGATGAAGGCTCGAGTGTTCCTTTTATTGCTCGCTATCGTAAAGAAGCCACTAACGGTTTAGACGATACCCAACTTCGCCAACTTGAACAACGCTTGGTGTACCTGCGTGATATCAATGACAGACGTAACGTAATCCTCAAAACAATTGACGAACAAGGCAAACTAACAGACCAGCTTAAGCGCAGTATTTTAAGCTGCGATAACAAAACCGAATTAGAAGATTTGTACCTACCGTACAAACCTAAGCGCCGCACAAAAGGGCAAATAGCCATCGAGGCAGGCTTACAGCCTTTAGCCGACGCCTTGTTTGCTGACCCAACACTAACCCCCGAATCTGAAGCGGCAAAATTTATTGCCCCAGATAAAGGCGTACCAGATGAAAAAGCCGCGTTAGAAGGGGCTAAGTTCATCTTGATGGAGCGCTTCGCTGAAGACGCCACATTGCTGCAAAAAGTGCGTCAGTATCTTATGGAAAACGCGCATATCAGAAGTAACGTGGTGAAAGGCAAAGAAAAAGAAGCGGCCAAATATTCAGATTACTTCGAACACAGCGAACGCCTAAGCAAAATACCATCTCACCGCTGCCTTGCACTGTTTCGTGGCCGCAATGAGAATTTTTTGCAAGTATCGATGGATGCTGACCCGCAAAAAGACGAGTCGGACAAAAGCTCGTTTGGTGAGCACATTATTGCCAAGCATTTAGGTTTGAACTTTAGTAATCGAGGGGCAGATGCATGGTTAGCAAGTGTGGTTCAATGGACGTGGAAGATAAAAATTGCTCTGCACATGGAAACAGAATTGTTCGGTGTAATAAAAGAAAAAGCCGAACAAGAAGCGATTCAGGTATTTGCCAAAAACCTGAACGACTTACTTATGGCCGCACCTGCCGGTGCGAAAACGACCATGGGTCTTGATCCGGGTTTACGCACGGGCGTAAAAGTAGCCATTGTGGACGCCACAGGTAAAGTGGTGGCCACCAGCACTATATTCCCCCATGTGCCGCAAAACTTGTGGGACAAAAGCCTGCGCACGCTAGGCATGCTTTGTAAACAGCACAAAGTGAAGCTAATCAGTATTGGTAACGGCACGGGCTCACGTGAAACAGATAAGCTTGCCGCAGAAGTCATTAAGGCGAACCCTGAGTTGGGTCTAAGCAAAATTATGGTCAGTGAAGCCGGCGCATCGGTTTATTCAGCATCTGAGCTGGCATCAAACGAATTACCCGATATGGATGTGTCGCTTCGCGGCGCGGTATCTATCGCTAGGCGTTTGCAAGACCCTCTCGCTGAGCTGGTTAAAATCGAGCCTAAAGCAATCGGTGTCGGCCAATATCAACATGACGTAAGCCAAAGCAATTTAGGCCGCTCTTTGGATCGAGTCATAGAGGACTGTGTAAACGCCGTTGGTGTTGATTTAAATATGGCCTCAGCTGCGCTACTAAGCCATGTTTCTGGCTTAAACCGTACACTGGCAACCAACATCGTGAACTTCAGAGATGCCAACGGTGCATTTAGTAGCCGTAAAGACTTACTAAAAGTAGAGCGCCTGGGGCCAAAAGCGTATGAGCAAGCAGCTGGTTTTTTGCGCATCGTCAATGGCAGTAACCCATTAGATGCATCGGCGGTTCACCCTGAAGCTTACCCAGTAGTACAAGCCATAGTGAGCAATTCAGGCAGTGCGGTAAATGATTTGATAGGTAATACCGAACTGCTGAAAAAGCTTGAACCTCAACAATTTGTTGATGACACCTTCGGACTCCCCACGGTAACTGACATCATCAATGAATTACTCAAACCTGGACGCGATCCTCGCCCTGAGTTTAAAACCGCTACCTTCAAAGAAGGCGTTTCGTCGTTAAGTGATTTGAAAGAGGGTATGATTTTAGAAGGCGTCGTGAGCAATGTAGCAAATTTTGGCGCTTTTGTTGATGTAGGTGTTCACCAAGACGGCTTAGTGCATATCTCTGCCATGACAGACAAATTCATTTCTGATCCACGGGAAATCGTGAAAACCGGCGACATTGTTAAGGTCAAAGTGATGGAAGTCGATGTAGCACGCAAACGTGTTTCATTCACTATGCGTTTGAATGACGATGTAAAAGCACAGGCTAACACAAGCCGCACCAATAGCGAGAACAAACCACGCCCGAACAATAAGTCAGGCGGTAGATCTCACAGTAAAAAACCATCACCCGCTTCGGCCAATCAAGCCATGGGTAACGCCTTTGCTGATGCCTTTGCCAAAGCGAAAAAGAACTAA
- the greB gene encoding transcription elongation factor GreB, translating into MKTKLITPEGYRKLNDEHDELWLKQRPEITKIVTWAASLGDRSENADYQYNKRKLREIDRRVRYLRKLLPELQIVNYSPQQAGKVFFGAWVEIENDEGETKQFRIVGPEEIYGDAKGYISIDSPMARALIKKEVDDVASVKTPTGYKDWYITSIEYKK; encoded by the coding sequence TTGAAAACAAAACTTATCACCCCTGAAGGCTACAGAAAACTCAACGACGAGCATGATGAACTGTGGTTAAAACAACGCCCCGAGATCACCAAAATCGTCACATGGGCAGCCAGCTTGGGTGACAGAAGTGAAAATGCGGATTACCAGTACAACAAACGCAAGCTTAGAGAGATCGACAGACGCGTTCGCTACCTGCGCAAGCTCCTGCCTGAGTTACAAATCGTTAATTACTCTCCTCAACAAGCAGGCAAAGTATTTTTTGGTGCTTGGGTAGAAATTGAAAACGATGAAGGCGAAACAAAGCAATTTCGCATCGTTGGTCCAGAAGAAATCTACGGTGATGCCAAAGGCTACATTTCTATCGACTCCCCCATGGCCAGAGCCTTAATCAAGAAAGAAGTGGATGATGTCGCCAGCGTCAAAACCCCCACCGGCTACAAGGATTGGTATATCACCTCAATTGAATATAAAAAGTAG
- the fkpA gene encoding FKBP-type peptidyl-prolyl cis-trans isomerase produces MKKTAIAILMTSAIGLTACGQQDTDLLKVEEQKLETEAQQQAYAMGASVGQFIEQKMKEQEALDVNLDKKLVVKGFVAALQGQSQLDMKEIQTLTLAMEAASREKQKAISDAKAETNIAEGEKFLAENAEREGVTVTDSGLQYEVMSEGDGVSPTAEDTVTVHYKGTLLDGTEFDSSYSRGEPATFPLSRVIPGWTEGVQLMKVGSKFKFFIPSELAYGERSTGKITPNSTLVFEVELLDVASAEGAAE; encoded by the coding sequence ATGAAAAAAACCGCTATCGCGATTCTAATGACCTCAGCCATTGGCCTTACTGCGTGTGGTCAACAAGACACGGATTTACTCAAAGTTGAAGAACAAAAGCTTGAAACAGAAGCACAACAACAAGCTTATGCAATGGGCGCGAGCGTGGGGCAGTTCATCGAGCAGAAAATGAAAGAGCAGGAAGCTTTGGACGTCAATCTAGACAAAAAGCTCGTCGTTAAAGGGTTTGTAGCCGCGCTACAAGGTCAGTCTCAGCTTGATATGAAAGAAATTCAAACCTTGACGCTTGCGATGGAAGCGGCATCTCGTGAAAAGCAAAAAGCCATTTCTGACGCAAAAGCAGAAACCAATATTGCCGAAGGCGAGAAGTTTTTAGCTGAAAATGCAGAGCGTGAAGGCGTAACAGTAACGGATTCCGGTTTACAGTATGAAGTCATGAGCGAAGGTGATGGCGTATCTCCTACTGCTGAAGACACAGTAACCGTGCACTACAAAGGCACCTTGTTAGACGGTACAGAGTTTGACTCATCTTATAGCCGTGGTGAGCCTGCAACCTTCCCTCTATCACGGGTTATCCCAGGTTGGACTGAAGGCGTGCAATTGATGAAAGTGGGCTCTAAGTTCAAATTCTTTATTCCATCTGAACTTGCCTATGGCGAACGCTCTACAGGTAAAATCACGCCTAACTCAACGCTAGTATTTGAAGTAGAGCTATTAGACGTGGCTTCTGCTGAAGGTGCTGCTGAATAA
- a CDS encoding WD40 repeat domain-containing protein translates to MTVLLRLSLIFFFLSGCSGQSSTPVASWRHADDGAYAADISADASLSVVSSVTEGISVWDLQKNEKRYTWQHQGEGSNLVANVHIAFDNTYVVTADRDAFALWNITSGEPEGFWRIDESSIRDVAVSNQGRGILVGRGNGKVMFFEPKTGRRLEFLGHQEKVNSVDLSPNGFYALTGGNDYAAYLWDTRTGQVIHTFTHSSRVTKVALDDEGRYGFTADSKRDARVWDLATGEEVSNLHYLARQKIFSTAVFSQDGQYLLTGSPAKRLNLWRVADGKEVQEWQVSPREGSRPQTAVVYGVGFAKHNQVVSESSSGLAEFWQINQ, encoded by the coding sequence TTGACCGTCTTGTTACGATTAAGTTTAATTTTTTTCTTTTTAAGTGGCTGTAGTGGGCAGTCCTCAACACCGGTTGCTTCGTGGCGTCATGCGGACGACGGGGCGTATGCGGCAGATATATCAGCAGATGCTTCGCTTTCAGTGGTGTCGAGCGTGACGGAGGGGATTTCGGTTTGGGATCTACAGAAAAATGAAAAACGTTACACTTGGCAGCATCAAGGTGAGGGTAGTAATTTGGTCGCCAACGTACATATTGCCTTTGATAACACCTATGTGGTGACTGCTGATCGTGATGCATTTGCCCTTTGGAACATTACCAGCGGCGAGCCAGAAGGCTTCTGGCGCATTGACGAATCAAGTATTCGTGATGTGGCAGTATCAAACCAAGGGCGGGGAATACTGGTTGGTCGAGGCAATGGCAAAGTGATGTTTTTTGAGCCCAAAACCGGTCGTCGCTTAGAGTTTTTAGGGCATCAAGAAAAAGTGAACAGTGTGGATTTGTCTCCCAATGGCTTTTATGCCCTCACTGGCGGCAATGATTACGCAGCGTATTTGTGGGACACCCGCACAGGGCAAGTCATCCATACTTTTACCCATTCAAGTCGCGTGACCAAAGTAGCGCTAGACGATGAAGGGCGTTATGGATTTACGGCTGATAGCAAGCGCGATGCTCGCGTGTGGGATTTAGCCACAGGTGAAGAAGTGAGTAATTTGCATTACCTTGCTCGACAAAAAATATTTAGTACTGCCGTGTTTTCACAAGATGGGCAATATTTATTAACGGGTTCACCCGCTAAGCGGCTAAATTTATGGCGCGTTGCTGACGGTAAAGAAGTGCAAGAGTGGCAAGTGTCCCCCAGAGAAGGCAGCCGCCCGCAAACAGCGGTGGTGTATGGTGTGGGCTTTGCCAAACACAATCAAGTGGTGTCAGAAAGCAGCAGCGGTTTAGCTGAATTTTGGCAAATAAACCAGTAA
- a CDS encoding SlyX family protein: MQHIEADIEQLQMKVAFQEDTIEELNKALIKQQKQLELLEFQLSHVINKVKEIEVPSGDSQEVEPPPPHY; encoded by the coding sequence ATGCAACACATAGAAGCAGATATAGAACAGCTACAAATGAAGGTCGCTTTTCAGGAAGACACCATTGAAGAGTTGAATAAAGCCTTGATCAAACAACAAAAGCAACTGGAGCTACTAGAGTTTCAGTTGTCACACGTGATCAACAAAGTAAAAGAAATTGAAGTGCCCAGTGGCGACTCACAGGAAGTTGAACCGCCACCACCGCATTATTAA
- a CDS encoding YheV family putative zinc ribbon protein: protein MTTKIKKRFIAGATCPQCKSMDTLMLYFENNVEKMECVQCHYQQTQTDKEVTQASRQSENVIGVFKPE, encoded by the coding sequence ATGACTACGAAAATTAAAAAGCGCTTTATCGCCGGGGCAACCTGCCCTCAATGCAAAAGCATGGATACTTTAATGCTTTATTTCGAGAACAATGTTGAAAAGATGGAATGTGTACAATGCCATTACCAACAAACCCAAACCGATAAAGAAGTCACCCAAGCCTCGCGTCAAAGCGAAAACGTGATTGGCGTATTTAAGCCAGAGTAA
- a CDS encoding ATP-binding cassette domain-containing protein: MIQISDLSLMRGNKTLLHETNAVLYPGHKAGLIGANGCGKSSLFALIRGELHPEQGDCNIPKDWQVVSVAQETPAVERSALDYVIDGDKRYRRLQAELAEAEAAQDGVKIAALHGQLDHAGAYDIESRAATILAGLGFANEAISRPVTAFSGGWRMRLNLAQALLCHSDLLLLDEPTNHLDLDAVIWLEKWLQRYTGTLLLISHDKSFLDSTVNEIISVEQQQLVSYTGNYDAFERQRAERLRLQNLQFQKQQDKIAHLESFINRFGAKASKAKQAQSRVKQLEKMETLLPALAASQFSFEFFTPPKLPNPLVKMEQVQLGYDDTIILEKLHLNLVPGSRIGLLGRNGAGKSTLIKLLAGEKQPMQGIYETSAGLRIGYFAQHQLEYLRADDSALAHIQRLDPKATEQSLRDYLGGFGFRGDDALGRVAPMSGGEKARLVLALTVYQKPNLLLLDEPTNHLDLDMRQALNMALQGFEGAMVLVSHDRYLLTSVCDDFYLVDNQQVTMFDGDLDDYRDWLLKSDREKQSADKQSTSQEGAENKEPKLDRKIIKRLEAQFRQATQSLRKTVQTQEKKMADLEAKLEGIEQKMADPDIYDADKKAELKALLADQASCKIAQEEAEMLWLDAQEQIEAKQAEFDAQVTG, translated from the coding sequence ATGATCCAAATTTCTGATTTATCCCTTATGCGTGGCAATAAAACCTTGCTACATGAAACCAACGCAGTGCTTTACCCGGGGCATAAAGCAGGGCTTATCGGTGCCAATGGCTGTGGTAAATCCAGCTTGTTTGCCCTTATCCGTGGCGAACTTCACCCCGAACAAGGTGACTGCAATATACCAAAAGACTGGCAAGTGGTCTCAGTTGCCCAAGAAACCCCTGCAGTTGAGCGTTCAGCCCTAGATTACGTTATTGACGGTGATAAGCGTTATCGGCGCTTACAGGCTGAATTAGCAGAGGCAGAAGCGGCCCAAGACGGTGTTAAAATAGCTGCGTTACATGGTCAGCTAGACCACGCAGGTGCTTATGATATTGAATCACGCGCGGCCACGATTTTGGCAGGCTTAGGCTTTGCCAATGAGGCGATATCACGCCCAGTGACTGCATTTTCAGGTGGTTGGCGTATGCGCTTGAACTTGGCGCAAGCGCTACTATGCCATTCGGATTTATTGCTACTCGATGAGCCCACCAACCACTTAGATTTAGACGCCGTTATTTGGCTTGAAAAATGGCTGCAGCGTTATACGGGCACACTCCTACTGATATCTCATGATAAGTCTTTTTTAGACAGTACAGTGAACGAGATCATCAGTGTTGAGCAACAGCAATTAGTCAGCTACACGGGTAACTATGATGCATTCGAGCGTCAGCGCGCAGAACGCCTACGTTTACAAAACCTGCAGTTTCAAAAGCAGCAAGACAAAATTGCTCATTTAGAGTCGTTTATTAATCGCTTTGGTGCCAAAGCCAGTAAAGCTAAGCAAGCTCAAAGCCGAGTAAAACAGTTAGAAAAAATGGAAACTCTGTTGCCTGCTCTTGCCGCTTCGCAGTTTAGTTTTGAGTTTTTTACACCGCCTAAGTTACCTAACCCCTTGGTAAAAATGGAGCAAGTGCAATTAGGCTACGACGACACCATTATTTTAGAAAAGCTGCACTTGAATTTAGTCCCCGGCAGTCGAATTGGTTTGCTTGGGCGAAATGGGGCCGGTAAGTCTACGTTGATCAAGTTACTCGCTGGTGAAAAGCAACCCATGCAAGGTATTTACGAAACCTCAGCTGGGCTGCGAATTGGTTATTTTGCTCAGCATCAGTTGGAATACCTCAGGGCTGATGATTCCGCATTAGCGCATATTCAGCGCCTAGACCCAAAAGCCACCGAACAAAGTCTGAGAGATTACTTGGGCGGCTTTGGTTTTAGAGGTGATGACGCCCTGGGCCGTGTTGCGCCTATGTCTGGCGGTGAAAAAGCACGTTTGGTTTTAGCGTTAACTGTGTATCAAAAACCCAATTTGTTGCTGCTCGATGAGCCCACCAACCATTTGGACTTGGATATGCGACAAGCGTTGAACATGGCCCTGCAGGGTTTTGAAGGGGCTATGGTGCTGGTATCTCACGATCGTTACTTACTCACATCGGTTTGTGATGACTTTTATTTGGTGGATAACCAACAAGTCACCATGTTTGATGGTGATTTAGATGATTACCGCGACTGGTTGCTCAAATCCGACCGTGAGAAGCAATCAGCCGATAAGCAGTCTACTAGCCAAGAAGGCGCTGAGAACAAAGAGCCAAAGCTAGATCGTAAGATTATTAAGCGCTTAGAAGCGCAGTTCAGGCAAGCGACGCAGTCTCTGCGTAAAACCGTTCAAACCCAAGAGAAAAAAATGGCCGACCTTGAAGCCAAACTTGAAGGCATAGAGCAAAAAATGGCAGATCCAGATATTTACGACGCGGATAAAAAAGCCGAACTAAAAGCGTTATTGGCCGACCAAGCAAGCTGTAAAATAGCTCAAGAAGAGGCTGAAATGCTGTGGCTAGATGCCCAAGAACAAATCGAAGCTAAGCAGGCAGAGTTTGATGCTCAGGTGACTGGTTAA
- a CDS encoding GNAT family N-acetyltransferase, with the protein MSHQLETDRLILRNWKASDYEPFYALNSDLEAMRYFPSPYTRAQSDHLADKCQSLIQQRGWGLWAVSEREDEAFIGFVGLHTPNANMPCSPCVEIGWRLLPQYWGNGFATEGAHKALEFAFKELALPEVVSFTAKTNQPSRAVMQRIGMHNSLHNFMHPDIYPDNPLAEHVLYQLTRNAWFEQIS; encoded by the coding sequence ATGTCTCACCAACTGGAAACTGACAGGCTCATATTGCGAAACTGGAAGGCAAGCGACTATGAGCCATTCTACGCGTTAAATTCTGACCTTGAGGCCATGCGTTATTTCCCTTCACCCTACACTCGGGCGCAAAGCGATCACTTAGCGGACAAATGCCAATCTTTGATTCAGCAGCGAGGGTGGGGTTTGTGGGCGGTGAGTGAGAGAGAGGATGAGGCGTTTATTGGCTTTGTGGGTTTGCATACGCCAAATGCAAACATGCCGTGCTCCCCTTGTGTTGAGATAGGCTGGCGCCTGCTTCCTCAATATTGGGGTAATGGTTTTGCGACTGAAGGGGCGCACAAAGCCTTAGAATTTGCGTTTAAGGAATTGGCGTTGCCCGAGGTTGTGTCTTTTACCGCAAAGACTAATCAGCCATCGCGGGCGGTTATGCAGCGAATTGGCATGCACAACTCATTACATAATTTCATGCATCCCGATATTTACCCAGATAACCCGTTAGCTGAGCATGTCTTGTATCAACTGACGCGAAATGCTTGGTTTGAGCAAATCAGTTAG